Within the Marasmius oreades isolate 03SP1 chromosome 10, whole genome shotgun sequence genome, the region TTCTCCCGTGTTCAAACCCATCCACCTCCAATGCCTAGCACCGTCGCCTACCGTCACGAAATCGACGAAGATCAACCACTATCTCCTCTTCGCCGGCCGAGTGTTACCAGCTCTAGCGATTGGGAGAAGATCGATCCACTATCGTCGTTCGATTTCAACACACTCGCTTCCACTGACAACCCTTTCTTGCACGGACCCCAGAGCTCGACACCGAAATCGAGACGTTATGATGGCCCACTAACAGAAAGCATTACATCCTCCTCCCAGGTCCAGATACCTTTCCCTTCGACACCACCACCGTCACCATCCACGTTGATGCAACGGTTATCTGCTGTCGTTACGCGTCCTTTCCACATCAGCAGCAACCGTGGGCAACGTCATTCCGATTCACATGCGCGGCCAAAGGTTCATTCATTACGCCGTACACAGTCGAGTGTCGCCGGAGACACTACGGCTGCGTCCAGTAGGCCGTTCCTATCGTCAACTCCTCCTTCTGTGACGATACGGATGCACCGGTTAACGCCGTTTATGAGCCACTCATGAACTTGGCGACGTTTTCCTTTCCATTTTTGTTCCTGAATAATGTGAACCTATCATCAGGActctgttttcttcttccctttcttgtTCCTTGGTTCTGTAATAATGCTACATATACGGCTTGATGTGGCAGATTTTGCACTTCCCACGTCTTGGGTTTCATAGAGGGTGGTCTAACATAATAACCTATTTATTCACGAAGTTTTCGTTCTTACTACTTACATATGCATGCTTTACTCACGACCGATACGAGAAACCTTCATGCAGGTTTTCGCCTTTGCCTTGTTACTCTACTTTCGGTTTCTCTGGTGCTCGACTGGTATAATCCTTAAATACTGTAGGCTTACTGTTTTGAAATATGTAACTTTCTGGTTTAGAAGGACTTACTATAAATCCATGTATGTATCCTTCGAGATATTGTTTTATCAAACCGAGGTAGCGTACTATGTACGCCATCTCACCAGATCGCTTACTTACGCACAAGTGAGCGTCCCGACTCCCGTAACAATTCCTTGCGTCCCTTAGTGGCTAGCACGGGTGTCCATAGAGATTGATATAAATCTGATTACGCCGCAGCCCGCAAGGATGTAAGTACGATACCAAAAGTCGACATCATAAGCATCAGTTGAATTTAGTCCATGATGCCAGTGAAAAGAGCGGAAACCATTCATCGGCTGTATTGGTCCGTGAAGATAAGGGGAAATTTAAGTGAGAAAAGTACGTCATAAGGTACCCCATCAGGGTAGATGAACATGGAATAAAGCTCCCAAGTTTCCAAACCACCACTTCTGGGTCCTTCAGCCATTGTTAACCAACGAAAAATCCTTGAACCACACATGTTGGTCGCGCGGGCTAGCCCAGTCTGGTCGATGGCCACCAAAGAACGTACTAACGAGACAAATAAGATTGATATGACTTCAAGCCGACCACCTTGAGCGAGGCAAGAAAGAGAGATACATACCTGAAGAATATCCCAACGAACCCAACAGGGTGAGTTGGTGAGGATGCGATAGGTACCAAATCGAGTCCGTACACCGCAGAATCTTCACGACCTGACGCAGATAAAGCCTCGAAGGACTGAGATTGAGACAGCTGACTGCTCGCAGAGGTCACTTTGCGTATTTCCGCTTCCGTGTCGTCCAACTCCTGTACCCCAGCAGCATGTGTTTGAGTGTCATCGGGTTCCTGGATGGACAGCTCATCCGGAGCAAGCTCAACATTTCGACTGTCGTTCCGACTTAGAATTCCCAATAAGCCGCCACCAATCTTAGGATTCGGAGGTGGATCAAGACTATCCAAGGGCAATGGAATCGCAAGTGGGGATTTGAGGTGAGAAGGGATATGTTGTATATTCTTCTTGGGCGATCGCGAAGGCTGTTTGCTAGGGTTGCCTGTAGTTCTTCCAGACGAGCTCTCCGACCAGTAAGTGATATCCCGATAAAATATATCCTTCCTATCAATAACCCGTTCCCCATTGACGTCCAACGTGAAGCATCCATCTTGCTGTCCCGGTGTGTTGAGTGTAGCAGTTTGAGAGACATATGTCCATTTGCCCCGTTGGAACAAGAATGTACCGCGTCCGATAGAGATGCCGTAAGTAGATTCACAGACCGTGTGGTTTTCAGAGCACAGATCGGGACTTTGTTTGTCCTTTGGCGCGTACTGTGGACAGGAAAATGATGTTTTGACCGGTCGAAAGATCAGAGACAATGACCAAACTCACCAGATATAACTCTCCCCTCCCCTCGTCCCTCCACATTAGCCTGGTACTAAAACATGTCGTCGCAGTGTCCCCACCAGAACATCCGGAATGTCCACCATACAACCCAGGTAATTTTCCTCCTTTTACGAAATCGAAGTTGACAGGAAAGAAAACGCCGTACGAGAACGTGACGTTCCGTGCAGAGGAGATGTCAATTGGAGAGGCATAAAATTGGGAACCTCCTCGGGGGGCGTTGGCGGGATTTATGGAACCTTGAGGGTAGAAGATCTGTAATACAGACTGAGAGCTTGACTGGTGGTCATCCGGGCTTGAGCTTGACGTCCCACTATCACTATGGTTTTCAAAGGGTATCTGGATAAGGCCGGGAGACGGGAATCGAAGGCCAAGAGCGGAAGGTGAGGCTATTGGTACGTATAACACATCGGTACTTGATAGAACGTTTGGTGAAGAGGATTCGCTTGCGCTTGCATTAGCGGGTATCTGATTGACAATTTTTGAGTTACTCTGATTGTCCCCAAATTTTGTGATATTGAAAGCTTGGGCGATGTTGGTGATCTGAGCAGGCATGATCCATGTCGAAGCCACGGTCGTACTAGAGGACGTATATGAAGCACTAGAGGCTGGCGACAAGACTGAGCCCGTTGATATCGGTGAGCCTGACTCCTCTGCTGTTGTCGGAAGGTCTAAAGTGCTGCTAGCAGTGCTAGAAGTAACCGTTTGAGTGAGAAACACGGTTGTAGTAGTGAACATGGTCATCATTGCGGTGGTCGTGGAGAAAGATTTTGGAGATGTTTGAAGGCCGGACCTCGCTGATGGGTTGAAGATTCCAGAACCATTGAATAGAGAATCAGATGTGGGTAAAGAGCGAACAAGATTTAGTAGCAATGAGCAGAATAGGATGTAGACCACTAAGATCATGGTAGCCGATTAAGATGATAATTAGGTGATGGCCCGCCATCTTTGTTCCGGAACGAGACAACTAACTACTATGTACAAACGGTTTTCAACTAATACAGATGGGTATGCTAGTACGATGATAATATGGAGGGTATAGTACACATTAAAACAATATATCGGGTGAAAGCCAATGAAAAGCAAAAACGACAGCAAGGAGAGTTTAACAGAGGATATGGTAGAGAACGCCGAATTAAACCATGCGATAGAACATACGGAGAATACTTTGATGATGATAAGAACATGACCCAAAGAAATCCACGAACAATTAATATGGAGAATACTGTGATAATGATAGGAGAATGGCCCAGAGAAATCCAATCGTTTGAGAGTAAGACGATGTCAGAAGAGCGCCATCACAACGTTTGAACAACGATAGCGGTGTCATCAATCCATGCATCGTCCATATCTAGTGTCAAGACTTTCGAAACCCTGAGCTTGTCTTCACCGCCCAGTGCGCGCCTCAACAAACGCAGCGCCATATTCCGCGATTCACTGCCAGTGCCTGGAGCAGTAGGGGAAGTAGGAGACAAGGGATATGTAGGAAGGATGTTGTTAATATTCGACTCTGCATTGCCATTCGAGGACAATGAATTGAGCACGCCTGCGAAAGCACAGTTGCTCGTCTTGCCTTCGGCGACAACAGCTTTCGCCCAATCCGTTATGATCCTCTGCTGGCCTTCACCCTTGCAAAGGTCGGAAAACCCATCTGAGGACAAGATAAGAAACCTCGGGCCTTGTATAGATCCCTTCTGAGCCATAGTGTCAAGGAAACAGTGTGTTATCTCAGGTTCGGAGGATATATACGGCGGGGTGCGGTTCCGTGCGAGAAACTCTTCCCAGGGAGTAGTATCTTGAAATCCGGGTAGAAGGTTGAAAAGAATTCGACGAGTGAATTCGGGAGGTTGTTTGAACGGCGTATCACCGAGGGCTATGTGAATTCACGGTAAGCAAATGCTGGAACGATAGGAGAATACGTACCGCGAAACGGAGCGAGGGCACCAAGTACTCTGCGGTCAATGACACAGTCCGGTTCGTCAGGATGTTCCTGACGGACACGTTCAACTTCTGCATCGTTGTCCCCGTTATGGTCGCGCGTGAGCACATTCACTTCCCATTTATCGTCTTCTTTCGGAGATACTAAGACTGAAACGAAAACGGCAGGGTCACTAAGTAAGATTTCAAAGCATAACGAAACGCACTCACTAGCTTTACAATCCCCGAGATTGGCGATCCAAAGGTTCTTGTAATCCGGGTCGACGAGCGCAACTAAGGCGGTAGTTCCGTACATATTCAGGCGCGCCTTAGTGTAGTTGGCTCCACCTTTATGTCGGTCATTGATAATCTGCCTGATCTGAGCATCCGAGTATTTTGATAACCCTTCAATACCTCCAAAAAGATTTAACACGTCTCCTGCAATAGCATCATCAAAGGCAGTGATGGAACGCGAGAAAGAGTCGGAAATGAAGGTTGGATCACTGAGACGTGATGGTTCATTCTCGAATGCATTCTGTAGGAATTCTTGAATGATAATTGGTAGATGATGTGAGACGTGTTCAACAGTCACATCGCCGAGATGGCCTGATTCATACCTTGAGAAATGGAGTCGCGAAAAAAGCTACGTGAACTCACCATCAAACACACCCGTCAAAGTCCACTGCCTCCCATTGATTCCCAGCTGCTTGACCACGTATCGATCCTGTGTTCTGGTCGATGGTGACGGTTGAAAATTGATACAGTCGGCGCGCCGCCCTCGAACCGTGTTGAAATGAAAGGTTTGTGGTTTTGCCAGCAGCCTAAGTTCGTGCCAAATGTCGTCTTCCTCCAAGATCTGGTACGAACGGGGCCACGGTCCATCGTCAGGGTCAGTTCTCGAACCAGGAATATCTTCAGAGTACGCCCAGTCAGAACCAGTTTGAGATGACGCGTGTTGCACCATGGTGGACATGGTGGACAACACCTTCACCAGCCACTTGAGCTTCAGCTTGACGCTGCCAGGTCTGTAGAAAGACCTGTAGTTGGCGACCAGAAAAAATGGGAAATTACGAAAAGATGTAAGTTGGTTTATATTTATACCCAAACGGATACCCAAACGGAGGTCCGGGTCAAACCCGGCATCGGGTAGGTCGGGGTTTGATTATGGAGGGTTGGTTTGCAAACGTTCAGCGTTGACCCGTACATACTTACTCAGTACAGACTCGGTACACACTTTTATTGCGATTGATATGGTTTCAAGTGCAACGTTCAACACCGCCTCGATAATCAGCGAATCACCAGACCACTGCTTTGCATGATGGGTGACTATCCCTTCCATCCCTGATATATTCTCGCAACCGAGGGCATGTGAATCGCAACCTGAAATCGGTCCTGGTAAACATTTGACGTCGAAAATGCACATGTGCCACACCATTTGAGCGTCGACACGAAGAGAACTGGACAATATTTCGAATTTCTTTCGTGCCTCAGGTACTTTCGAGATCGGAGCCTGTGCACCCCCGAGCACCAATGACCAAGAAGGAAACTCAGGTGAAAGGTGGGGGTTAGCGGGAAAGAACTGCGTGGCCGAGCGGCCTGCACCACGATATAGCGATTTCTGGGGATGAGTGGCAGATCCTGATGGCCGTCCCTACTTTCATCTACCGGTTTTTGGCAAATTTGGGGAAGGGCACAGAAAGTCAGATGCCCCACGGGGTGATATTACGAATACACACCCACTTGTAACACCTATGATAGCGGCATCCGGAGTAATGTATAGAATGCGTAATGAATGAGAAGAAACTACCACGATTTTGTCCTTGCCACAAGCCTACCGATTCTTTGATGGTAGGTCGTGGAGGGTTCCTGAATAGCTTCAGTTGGCTTGTAGCATGATGAATGAAATGACTGAACCATCGGTGGCGTTATTCCTCGGAGTCGAAGTATGTGGGAGCCACAAAGGACGATTCAATGACTTCGCGTGCCCATCTAGAGATTGATGGGTACCAGTAATCTTCATGAGTATCCGTACTGAAAGGAAACTCTGGCGTACGAACCCACGCCAGGACAATCAACCAGAGTACACTGTTCGTATATTCCAGGTTAACAATGGACCCAACGACCCACGCTAGCAGGAAGAAAACCAAAACCTCAGTTGCATGCGAACCACAGGGACAACTTTTCCTCACTTGGACATTCATTAAACGTTGACACAAGGCTAAAAACCGCAGGAAGAAGGTTGTTCCGATCTGTCACACTCTCGGATGCCAATGATGTTGAGTGAAGCTGTATAAATGCTCTCAGTACGTATGGAAATGGAACGAGCTGGCACATCACCAGCATCTCAGAATGTCATGGGGTACATGTACCATGCCGGCCTGTCGAGCACTATACGTCAAGGTTAGATTGCGCTTCCAAGCCTCAGCTCCTAGACCCAGTGTCGACAGCCATCCTCCATTCAGCAACGAGCGCCTGGTAATAGATTTGCTAGGACCAAGAAGCCGGATATCAATCTAGAGGCGGCGAGCAAAGTGAGTGATTTTCATAAAGATGAGCTAGTAATTACAAGAGAGAAAATCGAACAAATTCTGACCACGAACGGTTTTGTCTGGGATCAGGTGGGAGAAGTGTCGGCATGGACCGGCGCGGGCATTTTTTTCGTAGAAATTTCCCTCTTCATTCAGGTGCTCTGGGGGTGCGATGACTGGTCTTGAATCGTTCCCTGCCAGTCCGTTTCTGCCTAGAGTTGGTTCTGGAACTCTAGCTCGTATCTTGAATGCGCCGACGGGAACCGATACAATAGGGCAAGTTTCCTGTCAGAATTGCTCATTATTTACTTCGACTCAGGACTGAAGTACTGACTGTTGACATCGACAGGGAAATAATAGAAGCTAACGCCGCAGACTCTGATAGGAGCCCTGTGTCGAAAGTTATACTCAAGGGGACACGCGTGACCGTTTACCAACGTTGCCTCGATGCCCATATCTGAACCAGCCTCTACGTCCGCTAAACAACGAAAATACGACCTGCCCAATAAGAGACGATGTAAAGCTTCGAAGACGCAACCGATCTAGCCGATAAGTACTGACAAAGGATGGGTTAGGTTGGGCGAACTCACTGGCATGTCCATCTGGGTTGGAATTCAGGTGCGTGGCAAGTTATATTGTAAACTACCTGGAACTGAAGCTGGAAAGTTATCGTATAGGATTGGATCCGACTGCCAAAACTCGAAACAACCCGTTATGAATTCTGAACGAAGTTCCTCAATCCATCGAGGAATGGCCCGAGAACCAAGTTAACCGCCTCGTCGAAGGTGGAGACAAttacaggaagaatggacaCCCAGATACATATTCTGTGGAGACTGTCAACGACAATCAAGTACAAATCGCCACAAACTGAGTCAATAGCCATTCCCGAGCCTCGTTTGTTCGATAACGCAGCTGTGTTATTCAAGCCGCCTTTCCCCTCAGTCGGCGTACTTCCATAGTCACTGACTAGGTATGGTAAGTAAACGATTATATTCTTCGAAGGATAACAAATGATTGAATACTAGGCTTAACCCGATTAGGTATCACCTCGTCCAAATGTTGGCTGCTTAGCGCTGTCATTGAGTGTCGAACGCTCATATGCATGACCTCGGAGGACCCCATACAAACTGCATCAAGATGTTTCCCAAGATGGTATGATGACAACTCCAAAATCACTCCCACGAACACCTTAACTCTCAACTCTCAAGGTTTCCACAGAACACGATTCTTGGAAACGCATTTGTTGTACAAACTACTACCGCATCCACAGCACACATAGCATACGATTTATATTGAACGGAGCTTCGTGAATAATCTCGTCTCTTTCATGCAATGCAAAGACTCCTCGCAACATTATCCTCACCGTTTTCTGGGAACAACCAACGAGGTAGATCGACAGAACCAATCATCGTATCCTCCTCCCGAGTAGTCGACTACAGGGAAAGCCGAAGCGGTCGAAATACAGAGACCCGTCATACACACAGAGGCAGCGATGGTCACCTCAGCTCGAAGTCTCTCAACCTCGGCTCCCATTATTCTGAGGCAAGTAGAAGATCGCAGcacgggaggaggaggcagaGCCCTCGCCAGCATAGGTATAGGACACGGTCTCCCAGCTCTGATCGGTCCAGCGAACGTTCCAGGTCCTCCACTCGAAACAGAACCTCCCGTCATTACAGACATCCCGCTACCTCTCGGGATCACCATTTACGACCACTTACACCGCCGCACCGCCAAGTTCTCAATACCAGAGAAAAATCAGCCGATGTCCGGCGATCAGCTTCACTCCCCCGACATTCTGTACGAGATAACGGACACAGATCACCTATGGAGGGCCACGGCCATAAGGTGTTCCGTGCTCCCAGTATACACACAGAGGCATCTCTATGGACATCGGACGCACCCTCTAGAAGTTCGACTGTGGGGATGCCAATGCCAGATGCACATTATGTTACTCCTCCAAGACCGACGTTCTACGATCCGTACATGGAGTACTCATCACATCCTCGATACCCCCCGCCCCCTCAGTATCCGCCGGGGCATTATTCTGTTGGCCATGGTCCAGGACTTCGTCACACCTACCGCAGTCCGTCACCCCCACCGTTGCCTTCATATCCTGGTCCACTTCCTCGACCTATCGATCATTATCCTCATTCGTCTGGACCCCGCTCGCGTTTCGTTTCTCACTCTCGTCCTGGACCTAATGGACCTCCTACGTACAGAACCCCTCCACCTATGCCTGGGCCGATGCCCTGGGGGCATACTACTTCCTATGCTTCTACCGTTGTGGGTCCTGGTCCGAGATATTTCGATCTTCAGGATTTTAATACGTTACATGCGGGGAATACACCCCTTCCATCGGTGGTTGGTCTCCAGAGGGAACGAAATTCAAAGAGGTCGTGGCAAATTTAGTCTGTTCTGTGTCCGTAGGAAGCCTGAGGTTCAGAGGACTCGAGCGGTGTATTCGGTCATGCTGAGCTTGTTGAGGACATTTGGCACATAACGTTTGTATTTTTACTTGTAGTTTTATGATTAACCAATATGAGTAATAAAGCACACGCTCAGCAACTTATAATGAAAGAAGGAACGCTTGTATCTGCATCATCGAATTCAGACCACTACTACATATCTTTGTCATTCCTTTGTCATCCCTTGACCCTTTTCGTATCGCCCTCCTGGCCGCCCGTAATTAAAGCCCATAAAGAACTTTCCGTCTGGGTGACGTGTCGCTTTGTTTTGGATGTCATTCGGAGTAATTTGATCTCCCACCTTCACCGGTCACCCTAACACAATGGCCTGCAAGTACAAGGTTCTCTTCCTGCTGAGCCTCTCGCTTTCATGCCTCGGTGACTCTTTACTTGGACACAGGAACCCTCTCCGCGACTCAGAGGAAACGTTGACGTCGGCGAAGGGAACATTTCAGGAGGACACGATCAATAGTTTGCCTGTGTTGGACGTTACACAGTGTCAAAACCTTCAGGTGCGTTATAGTTTTTAAAGACGAAAACAAGATGTCTATTGAACATCGGAATAGCCAAGAGGTCCGATAGAAGCTACTTCATGCGACTATGAAACCGTGGACTATGTCAAGAACGCGTTGTATGAAAGTTTGAAAGGCTTGGTGAAGATACCCTTCTTCCGATATATTCAGATGGACATGTATCGAGGGTGTCCATTTTGGGAGGAGAGTGCAATGTGTACAGAGCCGACGTGTTCGTTAGACACTGTTGATGAGGTGTGTCCTTGATATTGAAAATGACGAACAATATCTAAACTCTTCTATTTCTACAGCAAGAAATACCCGATAGATGGAGGATGAAGACGTTAAGCAAGGTTGATCATGTCACAAATGTATGCGCTACATTATTTCATGCCCCCAGCTGAGATATTGACGCAACTCTGCACTTAGTACGACAAGTTAGCAGGATGTTACTATCGCGACTCAGATTTTTGTTACCTAGAAGACCCTAAAGGTGTGGCCTATACTTtattcttcgtcttcatcatctctcAGCTATCAAAAAAACAGTTGGCGATTATTTTGATTTATCGCAAATTCCGGAACGGTATACAGGATACACAGGAGAAGGGGCTCGACAAATATGGCGCTCGATATACGAGGAGAACTGTTTCTCTCCATCATCACTTCAGTCTTCCTCCGATCTTCTGAATGAAGCGCAGACATGTTTGGAAGAACGTGTGTATTACAAGGTCATATCCGGTCTTCACGCTTCCATCTCAACTCACATCTGTCTGGACTATCTGAACCATACGACTGGAGAATGGGTACGCGTCTTATATTGAAATTAAAACAATCACTTATCTCTCTTGAAATCTAGACTCCGAACCTCAATTGTTACATTACACGCGTTGCGTCTTATCCGGAGCGCCTAGAATATATTTACTTCAATACGGTGTTACTTCTTCGGGCAGTTGCGCGTCTAGGACCTCATCTTTTCCTATACGACTACGCCGAGGGAGCCGATAGTGCAGCGGTAGCATTGCGCCTAAACAACGTTCTGGGTATTGCTCATGAGGCGGGTAAATTTGACGAAAAGGCTTTGTTTGGTGGTATCAATGCCCAGGTGAGGGGATTGCGTTAGGTTTTTCTGGCGCAACTAATCATCCTGGATTTAACAGGCATTAAAAGAAGAGTTTAAGCACCACTTCCGCAACGTTACGCGCATCATGGATTGCGTTGATTGTGATCAGTGTCGATTGTGGGGCAAAGTGCAGACTATGGGTCTTGCTACTGCATTGAAAGTTCTGTTTGAGCTCGATGAAACTTCCTTGAGGTATGCATTGCCCATTTTGTAATGGTAGCCCCGATGCTGACCCTACGTCTCTAGTCGTTCACCCGATGCCAACCCCCTTCAACGTTCAGAGATTGTTGCGCTCTTCAACACGCTTCATAGATTTAGTGAAAGTTTACATGCTGTCGATATCTTCCGCCGTTTAGCAAGGCAGAACGATGCGTCGGAAAATGATGGAATCGAGGTGAGGGTTGTTTTCTAAAAGTGATATATCCACGTTTGCTTACCGTGTTACAGCCTGCTTTCAAATACCAGGGCTTCCAGGAGGATCTTCCGAACACCACTGCTGAAGCATCTCGAAGGAGAGTGGAGGGATTGATTCAGTTCTGCAAGGAAACTACTGCGGGATGTATCGGTGCTGCGAGTAGTATCTGGTCTCGAGGGATCCAATCTCTCGAGTCCTTATTTGCGACTCGTATAGATGATGAGCTATGAACTCTGTAGACTCATACTTCAATAATTCATCTATGTAGTATATTAATAATGAAAATGATATAATCCGGTTAACTTTCCGGTACTGTAAGTCGCTGTGCCGATGACGCGTCCTATATTACTGCCACCAAATCAATAAATGATTGATGATTGTTCGCAAGTCCCCCTCACAATGTCCCAGCCTATTCATCTACTCGTTCTGGTCCACGGTATGTGGGGCAACCCATCTAACCTCAAACAACTCGAGCTTCATGCCTCTCAAAAACCGGAGTTCCATGTCATGGTAGCAAAGGCAAACTCCGAAGATTCGACCTACGATGGCATAGACTGGGGTGGCGAACGTGTTGCTCAGGAGGTTCTCGACGAGGTGCACGCACTCTCGCAGGAAGGAAAAGCTGTAACCAGATTCTCTATAACTGGCTATTCTCTGGGCGGTCTCGTATCCCGCTACGTTATTGGCATCTTATACCAGAAGCGTTTTTTCGACGACGTTACCCCAGTGAATTTCAGTTCCATCGCTACACCACATCTCGGTTTGCCAAGATATCCATCCGTGATGTCCTATCTGGGGACTATCGTGGGCCCACGGTTATTATCGAGAACAGGAGAACAGTTTTACTGTGTCGATAAGTGGTCTCATACAGGGAG harbors:
- a CDS encoding uncharacterized protein (BUSCO:EOG09261JR0), whose amino-acid sequence is MACKYKVLFLLSLSLSCLGDSLLGHRNPLRDSEETLTSAKGTFQEDTINSLPVLDVTQCQNLQPRGPIEATSCDYETVDYVKNALYESLKGLVKIPFFRYIQMDMYRGCPFWEESAMCTEPTCSLDTVDEQEIPDRWRMKTLSKVDHVTNYDKLAGCYYRDSDFCYLEDPKVGDYFDLSQIPERYTGYTGEGARQIWRSIYEENCFSPSSLQSSSDLLNEAQTCLEERVYYKVISGLHASISTHICLDYLNHTTGEWTPNLNCYITRVASYPERLEYIYFNTVLLLRAVARLGPHLFLYDYAEGADSAAVALRLNNVLGIAHEAGKFDEKALFGGINAQALKEEFKHHFRNVTRIMDCVDCDQCRLWGKVQTMGLATALKVLFELDETSLSRSPDANPLQRSEIVALFNTLHRFSESLHAVDIFRRLARQNDASENDGIEPAFKYQGFQEDLPNTTAEASRRRVEGLIQFCKETTAGCIGAASSIWSRGIQSLESLFATRIDDEL
- a CDS encoding uncharacterized protein (CAZy:PL14); amino-acid sequence: MILVVYILFCSLLLNLVRSLPTSDSLFNGSGIFNPSARSGLQTSPKSFSTTTAMMTMFTTTTVFLTQTVTSSTASSTLDLPTTAEESGSPISTGSVLSPASSASYTSSSTTVASTWIMPAQITNIAQAFNITKFGDNQSNSKIVNQIPANASASESSSPNVLSSTDVLYVPIASPSALGLRFPSPGLIQIPFENHSDSGTSSSSPDDHQSSSQSVLQIFYPQGSINPANAPRGGSQFYASPIDISSARNVTFSYGVFFPVNFDFVKGGKLPGLYGGHSGCSGGDTATTCFSTRLMWRDEGRGELYLYAPKDKQSPDLCSENHTVCESTYGISIGRGTFLFQRGKWTYVSQTATLNTPGQQDGCFTLDVNGERVIDRKDIFYRDITYWSESSSGRTTGNPSKQPSRSPKKNIQHIPSHLKSPLAIPLPLDSLDPPPNPKIGGGLLGILSRNDSRNVELAPDELSIQEPDDTQTHAAGVQELDDTEAEIRKVTSASSQLSQSQSFEALSASGREDSAVYGLDLVPIASSPTHPVGFVGIFFSTFFGGHRPDWASPRDQHVWFKDFSLVNNG